The DNA sequence ACTTATTATCTTTTATTTAAAAGCACCATCAGCTTTCCTTCATCCTCATTAAGACATCGTGATCGGGTACATCTCTGACAATCTGCTTATCCCGATCCTGGATTTTTTCTATGGATTAGTACCAAGCTATGGTCTCGCAATAGTGGCTCTAACAATTGTGATCCGCTTAGCCCTATTCCCCTTAAGTGCTGGATCCATAAGGAGCGCAAGAAGGATGAAAATAGCGCAGCCAGTAATGCAAAAACGTCAGGCAGAAATTAAAACTCGTTACGCTAATAATCCACAAAAGCAACAAGAAGAGCTAGGAAAATTAATGGGTGAGTTTGGAAGCCCTCTAGCTGGATGTCTTCCATTATTGGTTCAAATGCCAATACTTTTTGCCCTTTTTGCAACCTTAAGGGGTTCACCTTTCGCAGATGTTCCCTATCTAGTGAATGTAAAGGTTCTTCCACCAGAGCAAATAGCCACAATTGAGCCAAAACCTTTTACAAGTCCTAAGCACTCAATATTTATTACAGAAAAAGACCATTTCCCTGTTATTGCCTCAATACCTGGAGGAACAAAAATAGCAGCTGGCGAGTCTGTAGATATTAAACTTCAAACCCCTAGTGGAGAAGGCTATAGCAATATGCTTTCTCGTTTCAAAGATGGATCTAAATTTACACCAACTTGGCGAGTGACCAAAGGGGATGATCTTGTAAAAGTTTCCAAAGAAGGAACTATAACTGCCCGTTACCCAGGAGATGCAACTATTGAAGGGAAAATCCCTGGTTTAGCTGCAAAAAGCGGATTCCTTTTCATAAAAGCTCTAGGCAATGTAGGTTTCTATGTAGATGGGTCAATTAACTGGGATATAGCAATTCTTGTAGGAGGGTTTGGGGTAACTCTTGTT is a window from the Prochlorococcus marinus str. MIT 9211 genome containing:
- the yidC gene encoding membrane protein insertase YidC, with protein sequence MIGYISDNLLIPILDFFYGLVPSYGLAIVALTIVIRLALFPLSAGSIRSARRMKIAQPVMQKRQAEIKTRYANNPQKQQEELGKLMGEFGSPLAGCLPLLVQMPILFALFATLRGSPFADVPYLVNVKVLPPEQIATIEPKPFTSPKHSIFITEKDHFPVIASIPGGTKIAAGESVDIKLQTPSGEGYSNMLSRFKDGSKFTPTWRVTKGDDLVKVSKEGTITARYPGDATIEGKIPGLAAKSGFLFIKALGNVGFYVDGSINWDIAILVGGFGVTLVISQVLSGRGMPPNPQQATAQKITPVMITGMFLFFPLPAGVLLYMVIANIFQAIQTFLLSQEALPDNLQKILEEQLKQQSKQSAKEATIDITADTERLPFEPKSNK